The following proteins come from a genomic window of Edaphobacter sp. 4G125:
- a CDS encoding aldehyde dehydrogenase family protein produces MLQSSTAASSSQVRTISPVDGSVYVERPWASEVEIEAALIKAKKAQREWKTIPVAERAAICRKAVALLVDRAEQLGTELTWQMGRPIRYSPMEIRNGFQERSQYMIDIAESELADLEVEPKDNFRRFIRKEPIGVVFAIMPWNYPYLCSGNLIIPAIMAGNSVILKPSPQTPLIAERYAESFEQAGLPKGVFQFLHLTNDQVERVICDPRVDFVAFTGSVTGGHSIQHARGERFIGTGLELGGKDPAYVRADAFLEQTIENLVDGVFFNSGQSCCAVERIYVHQDVWEKFVEGFVELTKKYVLGNPLDPATTLGPVINERAAASVRMKVEEAIHEGGARPLVDTSLFPGNKPGTPYLAPQVLVDVNHGMSIMTEETFGPVAPLMRVKDDHEAVALMNDSRYGLTASVWTSDADAALKIGHQIESGTWFMNRCDYVDPALPWTGIKDSGHGASLSRYGYASLTQPKSFHLRISL; encoded by the coding sequence ATGTTACAGAGCAGCACTGCCGCTAGTTCTTCTCAAGTCAGGACAATCAGCCCTGTCGATGGCTCTGTCTATGTGGAACGTCCATGGGCATCCGAAGTAGAAATTGAAGCTGCTCTTATCAAAGCAAAGAAGGCGCAACGAGAGTGGAAAACTATCCCGGTTGCCGAGCGTGCTGCGATCTGCAGGAAAGCTGTAGCACTACTGGTTGATCGCGCCGAGCAGCTTGGAACCGAACTTACATGGCAGATGGGGCGCCCGATTCGCTATAGCCCGATGGAGATTCGGAACGGTTTTCAAGAGCGGTCCCAATACATGATCGATATCGCAGAATCTGAACTTGCGGATCTTGAGGTAGAACCGAAAGATAATTTTCGCCGCTTCATTCGCAAAGAGCCGATCGGTGTAGTGTTCGCAATTATGCCGTGGAACTACCCCTATCTGTGCTCCGGCAATTTGATCATCCCTGCCATCATGGCGGGCAACAGTGTAATTCTCAAGCCTTCGCCTCAGACCCCGCTGATCGCCGAAAGATATGCGGAATCCTTTGAACAAGCCGGATTGCCGAAAGGAGTTTTTCAGTTCCTACACCTGACGAATGACCAGGTAGAACGGGTAATCTGTGATCCACGAGTCGACTTTGTGGCGTTCACCGGATCGGTGACTGGCGGGCACAGCATACAACACGCACGGGGAGAGCGCTTCATCGGCACAGGCTTAGAGTTGGGAGGAAAAGACCCGGCCTATGTTCGTGCGGACGCGTTTCTGGAACAAACGATTGAGAACCTTGTGGATGGCGTGTTCTTCAACTCTGGGCAGTCCTGTTGCGCCGTCGAAAGGATTTATGTCCATCAGGATGTCTGGGAAAAGTTTGTAGAAGGGTTCGTCGAGCTTACGAAGAAGTATGTGTTGGGCAATCCTTTGGATCCTGCAACTACTCTGGGCCCTGTGATCAACGAGCGGGCTGCGGCTTCAGTGCGCATGAAGGTGGAAGAGGCCATTCATGAGGGAGGAGCACGGCCCTTGGTGGACACCTCGCTTTTCCCAGGTAACAAGCCAGGCACACCGTACCTCGCACCCCAGGTACTTGTGGATGTTAACCATGGAATGTCAATTATGACGGAGGAAACATTCGGACCGGTAGCTCCGCTGATGCGGGTAAAAGACGATCACGAGGCAGTGGCCCTGATGAATGACAGTCGTTATGGGTTGACGGCTTCGGTCTGGACGTCGGACGCCGATGCTGCTCTGAAAATTGGACATCAGATAGAAAGCGGCACCTGGTTTATGAACCGCTGTGATTATGTGGATCCTGCGCTCCCGTGGACAGGAATAAAAGATTCCGGACATGGTGCCAGTCTTTCTCGATATGGATATGCTTCGCTCACCCAACCGAAATCATTCCATCTACGCATTTCTCTATAA
- a CDS encoding diguanylate cyclase domain-containing protein encodes MRKIHNFSERRQAAVFFLFVITALLLLFYPLDRLVLQIKFGWHNIVGQQFAMDGVVWVACMACLVWMWRIASLSSTNLPLVFTRYSLFLLVLFFAMERFIGIALSVFHPAPLPHRMAWIQLLSAIPLAVGVMAVFSELRNMKESAMLVQKEHARFLASVESSLDDFYIFDGIADASGEIVDFRFSYINPNAERRLNTRREKLLGKILTEVRPYMMTSGLIEKYKEVVRTGVPLACEVFIDDERIKATWLNIQVVKLGSGIAITSRDVTESKLMVDHVQHLAHHDQLTGLANRTLLQDRLHQAVLRARRYRHRVAFFVLDIDHFKQINDSLGHADGDALLVVMGERLMSSVRETDTVARMGGDEFVIVMPDFKNIEDVRRCGFEIVKNAAQSAVIGEREIHITVSVGVCIFPDFAQEEEELYRNADAAMYVIKDRGRNGIHFFGEDTAKKDDVAKIELEKDRS; translated from the coding sequence GTGAGAAAGATACATAATTTTTCGGAGCGACGACAGGCAGCCGTGTTCTTCCTGTTTGTTATAACGGCGCTTCTCCTCCTGTTTTATCCCCTTGATCGGCTGGTCCTGCAGATTAAGTTCGGATGGCACAACATCGTTGGCCAGCAGTTTGCAATGGATGGTGTTGTATGGGTGGCCTGTATGGCCTGCCTGGTCTGGATGTGGAGAATTGCAAGCTTATCCAGCACGAATCTTCCACTGGTCTTTACTCGATATTCCCTCTTTCTTTTGGTTCTCTTTTTTGCCATGGAGCGGTTTATCGGTATTGCTCTCTCGGTGTTCCATCCGGCTCCGCTTCCGCACAGGATGGCATGGATTCAGCTGTTGAGCGCGATTCCTCTTGCTGTGGGAGTCATGGCTGTTTTTTCTGAGCTGAGGAATATGAAAGAGAGTGCGATGCTGGTGCAAAAGGAGCACGCCCGATTTCTTGCTTCTGTCGAGAGCAGCCTCGACGACTTCTATATCTTCGACGGTATCGCGGATGCCTCGGGCGAGATTGTTGACTTTCGCTTCAGCTATATCAATCCCAACGCAGAACGCCGATTGAACACGAGGCGCGAGAAGCTGTTGGGAAAGATTCTTACCGAAGTTCGTCCTTACATGATGACTTCGGGGTTGATTGAAAAGTACAAAGAGGTGGTTCGGACTGGCGTTCCGTTGGCCTGTGAGGTCTTTATCGACGACGAGAGGATTAAAGCCACCTGGCTGAATATCCAAGTGGTGAAGCTCGGTAGCGGAATCGCGATTACGAGTCGTGATGTGACGGAGAGCAAACTCATGGTGGACCACGTTCAGCATCTGGCCCACCATGATCAATTGACTGGCCTGGCCAACCGCACCCTGTTGCAGGACCGCCTGCACCAGGCCGTTCTGCGAGCCCGCCGGTATCGTCACAGGGTCGCATTTTTTGTGCTGGATATCGATCATTTCAAGCAGATCAATGATTCTCTCGGTCATGCGGATGGAGATGCTTTACTCGTCGTCATGGGGGAGAGATTGATGTCCTCTGTCCGGGAGACTGATACGGTGGCCCGCATGGGCGGCGATGAGTTTGTGATCGTGATGCCGGATTTCAAGAATATTGAAGACGTCAGACGTTGTGGTTTTGAGATTGTGAAGAATGCAGCTCAGTCGGCGGTGATTGGTGAACGCGAGATCCATATCACGGTCAGCGTGGGTGTTTGTATCTTCCCGGACTTTGCTCAGGAAGAGGAGGAACTTTACAGAAATGCCGATGCCGCCATGTACGTGATTAAAGACAGGGGGCGGAATGGGATTCATTTCTTTGGTGAGGACACAGCGAAGAAAGACGACGTTGCGAAGATTGAGTTGGAGAAAGACCGAAGCTGA
- a CDS encoding SIS domain-containing protein: protein MNVTTRNFPHAMLREIFEQPSAIAETLAAYADQATLREDVFLAARQALVGRDSILIAASGSSRHAGLAGEILFEDLAGIAVDVEYASEYIYRSTQTLKNPCFVVISQSGETADTSEALREAIARGSSTIAITNKPESSMAKLAACSLPTYAGVERAVPATKSFTTQLVVVSLLALYAARVRGRMTRAVVESHLDHLFHVPEAMEAALPRWEKQVSETTTALKDAESFLFLGRGVHYPMAREGALKLKESAYIQAEGYPTGELKHGPNALVSRNNPLVVLATCDPSAPDSVLRYEKTVNLVRDMHKQGAQILSVVTEGDTRVAELSDHAIEVPRAAEYISPLYEVVPLQLLAYFMATARGIDVDNPRNLVKAVVQE, encoded by the coding sequence ATGAACGTCACCACACGTAACTTTCCACACGCCATGCTTCGCGAGATCTTTGAGCAGCCCAGCGCCATCGCCGAAACTCTCGCCGCTTATGCCGATCAGGCCACTCTTCGCGAAGATGTCTTTCTCGCTGCCCGTCAGGCCCTCGTCGGCCGCGACTCCATCCTGATCGCCGCATCCGGCTCCAGCCGCCACGCCGGCCTTGCTGGAGAGATTCTCTTTGAAGACCTCGCCGGAATTGCCGTCGACGTCGAGTACGCCAGCGAGTACATCTACCGCTCTACCCAGACTCTCAAGAACCCCTGCTTCGTCGTTATCTCGCAATCCGGTGAGACCGCCGATACCTCCGAGGCCCTCCGCGAAGCCATCGCCCGAGGCAGCTCGACGATCGCCATCACGAACAAACCCGAGTCTTCAATGGCGAAGCTCGCCGCCTGTTCTCTACCCACCTATGCAGGAGTCGAACGTGCCGTCCCAGCCACCAAGAGTTTTACCACCCAGCTCGTCGTCGTCTCCCTGCTCGCACTCTATGCCGCCCGCGTACGCGGCCGTATGACCCGTGCCGTGGTGGAATCCCACCTCGACCACCTCTTCCATGTGCCCGAGGCGATGGAAGCAGCTCTCCCACGCTGGGAAAAGCAAGTCTCCGAGACTACAACAGCTCTGAAGGATGCCGAAAGCTTTCTCTTCCTCGGGCGCGGCGTTCACTACCCCATGGCCCGCGAAGGCGCCCTCAAGCTCAAAGAATCGGCTTACATTCAGGCCGAGGGTTATCCCACCGGCGAGCTCAAGCACGGTCCCAATGCTCTGGTCAGTCGGAACAATCCTCTTGTCGTTCTCGCTACCTGCGATCCTTCCGCACCCGATTCTGTCCTCCGTTACGAGAAGACCGTCAACCTCGTTCGCGACATGCATAAGCAGGGCGCTCAGATCCTCTCCGTCGTCACAGAAGGAGATACCCGCGTCGCCGAGCTGAGTGATCACGCCATTGAAGTTCCTCGCGCCGCAGAGTACATCTCTCCACTCTATGAAGTGGTACCACTCCAGCTGTTGGCTTACTTTATGGCAACGGCTCGCGGCATCGACGTCGATAATCCGCGCAACCTCGTCAAGGCCGTGGTGCAGGAGTAG
- a CDS encoding glycoside hydrolase family 18 protein has product MNSADTASVQHGPAAVTREVIAYVFPRDRVLGPEEVNARRLTRINYAFANVKNGEIVEGFPRDAENFVILNKLKRTNPSLKILISVGGWTWSGGFSDAALTQRSRARFIDSAVRFVERHKLDGVDIDWEYPGQIGGGNTFRPEDKRNFTLLLAELRQRLDREQTRLGRRLYTSIATGASTKFLDNTEMAKVQHYVDTINLMTYDFYVGGPATGHDAPLFHNPADPKNVSADRSVTEYLQAGVSPRKLVLGVPFYGRSWGEVENKNHGLFQAGKAAKGTHFSYPDLPNLLASGYVRYWDAEASVPYLYNPQKKIFVTYEDPQSLAAKCRYVTKHHLAGVMFWEYFNDSTGILLEAVHAGLTPLGTTSSKGN; this is encoded by the coding sequence ATGAACTCCGCCGATACAGCTTCTGTTCAACATGGTCCGGCCGCAGTGACCCGCGAGGTGATCGCCTATGTGTTTCCCAGGGACCGCGTTCTGGGCCCGGAAGAGGTGAATGCACGGCGGTTGACGCGGATCAACTATGCCTTTGCCAATGTCAAGAATGGCGAGATCGTCGAAGGCTTTCCTCGCGACGCGGAAAACTTCGTCATCCTTAATAAGCTGAAGCGCACCAATCCCTCGCTCAAGATCCTCATCTCCGTTGGGGGATGGACCTGGTCAGGTGGTTTTTCGGATGCTGCTCTTACCCAACGCTCCAGGGCCCGCTTCATCGACAGCGCGGTTCGCTTTGTTGAACGGCACAAGCTCGATGGTGTCGACATCGACTGGGAGTACCCGGGCCAAATCGGCGGCGGTAACACCTTCCGTCCTGAGGACAAACGCAACTTTACGCTGCTACTCGCCGAGCTTCGCCAACGGCTCGATCGCGAGCAAACCCGGCTTGGCCGCCGTCTCTACACTTCGATTGCTACGGGAGCCTCAACGAAGTTTCTCGACAACACCGAGATGGCGAAGGTCCAGCACTACGTCGATACGATCAACCTGATGACCTACGACTTCTATGTGGGTGGTCCAGCAACGGGGCATGACGCTCCTCTCTTCCACAATCCTGCGGACCCGAAGAATGTCTCCGCGGATCGCTCGGTTACGGAGTACCTGCAAGCGGGCGTCTCTCCGCGCAAGCTCGTTCTTGGCGTTCCATTCTATGGCCGCAGCTGGGGCGAGGTGGAGAACAAGAACCACGGCCTTTTCCAGGCGGGCAAGGCGGCGAAGGGAACTCATTTCTCGTACCCTGACCTGCCCAATCTACTGGCCAGTGGGTATGTTCGTTACTGGGACGCAGAGGCTTCTGTTCCTTATCTCTATAACCCGCAGAAAAAGATTTTTGTGACCTACGAAGACCCTCAATCGCTTGCCGCCAAGTGCAGATATGTCACCAAGCATCACCTCGCGGGAGTGATGTTCTGGGAGTATTTTAATGACTCTACTGGAATCCTGCTGGAAGCTGTTCACGCCGGGCTTACTCCTCTCGGTACCACATCCTCTAAAGGCAACTAA
- a CDS encoding helix-turn-helix domain-containing protein, giving the protein MTQLDGFPLPHSASDGIRVATSNDADDHAANLTRWKQTYDQLAPGRFQGILREFWLGPQMQVFEETTSHALRQSCLVWKGASWFGIPVSDGLCGRIGARLLDRVDIAVRPGGRAFELVTPASFRILGVVIDTEHLLKYIAEMEHVDLKISALESEVLRPCAKARQHLTNSLAVVFKTGELYLENQNVQESLREALLSLIAEACTAGTSPETPSLTLMGRYRLMHRVRDFVLDHKDEPISIPRLCRTFGVSRRTLQYAFHEVCGVSPNAYLRVLRLNGVRRALRTAIPGTQGVQDLAAEWGFWNPSQFACDYKKLFGERPSDSLLRSAHIYSFAESR; this is encoded by the coding sequence ATGACGCAATTGGATGGATTTCCGTTGCCCCATTCTGCATCAGACGGGATTCGGGTTGCTACGTCGAATGACGCCGACGATCATGCTGCCAATTTGACCCGCTGGAAGCAGACGTACGATCAACTGGCTCCGGGAAGATTCCAGGGGATCCTACGTGAGTTTTGGCTTGGCCCCCAGATGCAGGTTTTTGAGGAGACAACGAGTCATGCTTTACGCCAGAGCTGCCTGGTGTGGAAGGGAGCGAGTTGGTTCGGAATTCCTGTAAGCGACGGCCTCTGCGGCCGGATCGGTGCGCGCTTACTCGATCGTGTCGATATCGCAGTGCGGCCCGGAGGACGCGCGTTCGAACTCGTCACACCAGCTTCATTCCGGATTCTTGGCGTAGTTATCGATACAGAACATTTGCTCAAATACATCGCTGAGATGGAGCACGTCGACCTCAAAATTTCTGCCTTGGAGTCTGAGGTTCTCCGCCCCTGCGCCAAGGCACGTCAACATCTGACAAATTCTCTTGCGGTGGTATTCAAAACGGGAGAACTATACCTGGAGAACCAAAACGTTCAGGAGTCTCTGCGTGAAGCACTGCTCAGCTTGATTGCTGAAGCCTGCACGGCGGGAACTTCTCCCGAGACACCGTCATTGACATTGATGGGACGTTATCGCCTTATGCATCGGGTCCGTGATTTTGTTCTGGACCACAAGGATGAACCAATTTCGATCCCAAGACTCTGTAGAACCTTCGGGGTAAGTCGCCGTACACTGCAATATGCGTTTCATGAGGTCTGTGGCGTTAGCCCGAACGCCTATCTGCGTGTTCTGCGCTTGAATGGCGTTCGCCGCGCTTTGCGCACCGCTATCCCGGGGACGCAAGGAGTCCAAGATCTCGCAGCGGAGTGGGGATTTTGGAATCCGAGCCAGTTTGCATGTGATTACAAGAAGTTGTTCGGAGAACGCCCTTCCGATAGCTTGCTTCGAAGCGCCCATATCTATTCTTTTGCCGAATCTCGATAA
- a CDS encoding glutamine synthetase family protein — MLKVEELKDLVLRDEIRTVIVAFTDHCGRLIGKRFDADMFLESVSEHGTHVCDYLLANDMEMAPVSGYRFTGWQSGYGDLLLTPDLSTLRLASWLEKTAMILCDVKSEKTGQPVAIAPRSILKQQLESARELSLESMAASELEYYLFRNSYRDAALKDYSGLEEAGWYSEDYHILQGTRNENFTAAVRHHLKLSGVPVESSKGEWGTGQHELNVRHTETLEMADRHVIYKQCMKEIADQQGLSVSFMAKFSATTAGSSSHIHLSLWRDGVNAFVGDESCGPVKCSNLFRWFLGGWIRHVPEVMVFYAPTVNSYKRYVEGSWAPTRIAWSYDNRTAGFRIVGHGSSLRIECRIPGADCNPYLAFAAVLASGLDGIREKIEPPECISGDLYDAIDIPRVPKTLAEAARYFANSDFTRKAFGEEVVEHYTHFFETEQNAFNSAVTDWERKRYFERI; from the coding sequence ATGCTCAAAGTGGAAGAGCTGAAAGACCTGGTTCTGCGCGATGAGATTCGGACTGTCATCGTTGCCTTTACAGATCACTGCGGCCGTCTGATTGGGAAGCGATTTGATGCAGATATGTTCCTCGAAAGCGTGAGCGAACACGGTACGCATGTGTGTGACTACTTGCTGGCAAACGATATGGAGATGGCGCCGGTCAGCGGATATCGTTTTACTGGCTGGCAGAGTGGCTATGGCGATCTGCTTCTGACGCCTGACCTAAGCACCCTGCGACTGGCAAGCTGGCTGGAAAAGACAGCAATGATTCTATGTGATGTAAAGAGCGAGAAAACCGGGCAGCCTGTTGCCATCGCGCCCCGATCGATCCTGAAGCAGCAGTTGGAAAGCGCACGTGAGTTGTCGCTTGAGAGTATGGCTGCGTCGGAATTGGAGTACTACCTGTTCCGGAATAGCTATCGCGATGCGGCTTTGAAAGACTATTCCGGCCTGGAAGAAGCAGGCTGGTATTCGGAGGATTATCACATCCTCCAGGGAACGCGGAATGAAAACTTCACGGCAGCCGTGCGTCATCATCTAAAGCTCTCTGGAGTGCCGGTGGAAAGCTCCAAAGGAGAATGGGGTACAGGCCAGCACGAGCTCAATGTGCGCCATACAGAGACGCTAGAGATGGCAGACCGCCATGTGATCTATAAGCAATGCATGAAGGAAATAGCGGACCAGCAGGGATTGAGCGTGAGCTTCATGGCGAAATTTTCCGCCACCACAGCTGGGTCAAGCAGCCATATCCATCTGAGCCTGTGGAGGGATGGCGTCAATGCTTTCGTAGGTGATGAGTCATGTGGACCGGTAAAGTGCTCGAACTTGTTTCGCTGGTTTCTGGGCGGCTGGATTCGTCATGTTCCGGAAGTCATGGTGTTTTATGCGCCGACAGTCAATTCCTATAAACGGTATGTCGAGGGATCATGGGCGCCGACCCGTATCGCATGGAGTTACGACAATCGCACTGCAGGATTTCGGATCGTTGGCCATGGCTCGAGTCTTCGCATCGAGTGCCGGATACCGGGTGCGGATTGCAATCCTTATCTCGCTTTTGCTGCAGTCCTGGCTTCAGGTCTCGATGGGATCAGAGAAAAGATCGAGCCTCCGGAATGCATCTCGGGAGACCTCTATGATGCGATCGACATCCCCCGCGTGCCCAAGACATTAGCAGAAGCTGCCCGGTATTTCGCGAACAGCGATTTCACGCGGAAAGCTTTTGGCGAAGAAGTCGTAGAGCACTACACCCACTTCTTCGAAACCGAACAGAATGCATTCAATAGCGCAGTTACGGACTGGGAACGCAAAAGGTATTTCGAAAGAATCTAA
- a CDS encoding glucose 1-dehydrogenase: MRLENKVALITGGSSGIGREASLLFAREGACVVVSDVDDEGGQQTVEMIQQQNGKAAFVHADVSKATDCERMVAFTEEQFGKLNVLFNNAGIMHPKDDDAISTEENIWDITMNINAKGVFFGCKHGIPALRRAGGGSIVNTASFVALLGAATPQIAYTASKGAVLSMTRELAVIHARENIRVNALCPGPLRTELLMKFLDTEQKRQRRLVHIPIGRFGEAAEIARAALFLASDDSSFVTGTEFLVDGGITAAYVTPE, translated from the coding sequence GTGAGACTTGAGAATAAAGTTGCTTTGATTACGGGCGGTTCCAGTGGTATTGGCCGTGAAGCTTCTCTGTTGTTTGCGCGTGAAGGCGCTTGTGTGGTGGTCTCCGATGTCGATGATGAGGGTGGCCAACAAACGGTAGAGATGATCCAACAGCAGAATGGAAAAGCAGCATTTGTTCATGCGGATGTTTCCAAAGCGACGGATTGTGAACGAATGGTAGCGTTCACCGAGGAACAGTTCGGTAAATTGAATGTGCTATTCAACAATGCTGGAATTATGCACCCCAAGGACGATGACGCAATTTCTACTGAAGAAAATATCTGGGATATCACAATGAACATCAACGCTAAGGGCGTGTTCTTTGGGTGTAAACATGGCATTCCAGCATTACGCAGAGCCGGTGGCGGCTCCATTGTGAATACAGCATCTTTTGTGGCGCTCCTTGGAGCGGCGACTCCACAGATTGCCTATACAGCAAGTAAGGGAGCTGTGCTGTCCATGACTCGTGAACTTGCAGTGATTCACGCACGTGAGAATATCCGGGTGAATGCGCTATGTCCGGGACCACTGAGGACTGAGTTGCTGATGAAGTTTCTTGATACAGAACAGAAACGGCAAAGAAGGCTTGTCCATATCCCCATCGGACGCTTTGGTGAGGCGGCAGAGATCGCTCGCGCTGCATTGTTCCTGGCATCGGATGATTCCTCCTTTGTGACGGGCACAGAATTTCTGGTGGATGGTGGCATCACGGCCGCCTATGTAACTCCGGAGTGA
- a CDS encoding DUF5009 domain-containing protein codes for MAAAQLGTQTADTTVQAPRVASIDVFRGLTMLVMIFVNDLDAVKGLPWWTYHAPGNVNAMTYVDMVFPAFLFILGMAIPLAIEQRLRKVPSQAQLWKHVVSRSFSLLVLGLILANARAGDPALIHMKPHVWAILALLGGVLFWMVYPKAEEHKVLVRTLRFSGLALMIVMFAIFRRTAKDGSVAWIRTAYPEILGLLAFAYLTTCILYIPTRRWRWAPFAWLTVLTVFCCFCTVHWIEFPRHAGLYLWPFGNGSDTLIAMAGVATSIIFVGKQSAHWPTVRSKMTTAAAFAGICLVAAYLLTPLGISKIRATPTWSLYCVGSSILIFMLLYWICDVQRYTRWAAFARPAGANTLLTYLVPDFWYFILGALGITWFRTHFVSGVPGVLRSLIFTAFILGIVAVLTRWRVRLQL; via the coding sequence ATGGCCGCCGCTCAGCTCGGAACCCAGACAGCCGACACCACTGTACAGGCGCCGCGCGTCGCCTCCATTGACGTCTTTCGTGGTCTCACCATGCTGGTCATGATCTTCGTCAATGATCTGGATGCGGTCAAAGGTCTTCCGTGGTGGACCTATCATGCGCCGGGCAATGTGAATGCCATGACTTACGTCGATATGGTCTTTCCTGCCTTCCTCTTTATTCTTGGCATGGCGATTCCCCTCGCGATTGAACAGCGATTGCGCAAAGTTCCTTCGCAGGCGCAATTGTGGAAGCATGTGGTGTCCCGCTCGTTCTCGCTGCTGGTGCTGGGACTGATCCTGGCGAATGCACGTGCGGGAGATCCAGCGTTGATCCATATGAAACCGCATGTCTGGGCCATCCTCGCGCTTCTGGGTGGTGTGCTTTTCTGGATGGTTTATCCAAAGGCGGAAGAGCATAAAGTTCTTGTCAGGACACTTCGTTTCTCTGGGCTGGCGTTGATGATCGTGATGTTCGCGATCTTCCGGCGCACGGCGAAGGACGGAAGCGTCGCCTGGATCAGGACTGCGTATCCGGAGATTCTCGGGCTGCTTGCCTTTGCTTATCTCACTACCTGCATCCTCTATATCCCGACTCGTCGTTGGCGTTGGGCCCCTTTTGCGTGGCTCACAGTGCTTACGGTCTTTTGTTGCTTCTGCACGGTCCACTGGATCGAGTTTCCCCGACATGCCGGACTCTATCTCTGGCCCTTTGGCAATGGTTCGGACACTCTCATCGCCATGGCTGGCGTGGCTACGTCCATCATCTTCGTCGGCAAACAGAGTGCGCATTGGCCGACGGTGCGTTCCAAGATGACCACTGCAGCTGCTTTTGCAGGGATCTGTCTGGTGGCGGCGTATCTGCTGACTCCGTTGGGAATTTCGAAGATTCGCGCGACACCGACATGGAGTCTCTACTGCGTCGGATCAAGCATCCTGATCTTCATGTTGCTTTATTGGATCTGCGACGTTCAGAGGTATACGCGCTGGGCTGCCTTCGCTCGTCCGGCTGGAGCGAACACGTTGCTGACTTATCTTGTGCCGGACTTCTGGTACTTCATCCTCGGTGCGTTGGGGATCACGTGGTTTCGGACTCACTTCGTATCGGGAGTTCCCGGCGTTCTCCGCTCCCTGATCTTCACCGCATTCATCCTGGGGATTGTTGCCGTGTTGACTCGGTGGAGGGTGCGTCTCCAGCTTTGA
- the eat gene encoding ethanolamine permease: protein MSQEVHLKATLGTVQLWAIAVGLVISGEYFGWSYGWASAGTLGFLITTVFVAAMYTAFIFCFTELTTSIPHAGGPFAYAQRAFGPTGAYLAGAATLIEFVFAPPAIALAIGSYLNLQFPSLVPRTAAVIAYIVFMLLNIVGVQVAATFELFVTLLAIGELLVFMAVVFPGAHLSNFVSHGWAGSNHISPHLFGGLFASIPFAIWFFLAIEGVAMAAEEAREPKRSIPIAYLTGIGTLLLLAFGVMIFAGSAGDWRMLANINDPLPQAMKLIVGARSGWLHMLVWLGLFGLIASFHGIILGYSRQIYALARAGYLPSFLGAIHPSFGTPWLAILAGGVVGIAAIFSDKVISFGGQPLTANIVTVSALGALLMYILSMVALIVLRKKEPELPRPFRAIGYPFTPIWTLACACIAIGSLVYYNRLVSLLFVALLVLGYGIYRLSHRATMREAPVLDHEVQ from the coding sequence GTGTCACAAGAAGTACATTTGAAGGCGACGCTCGGCACCGTTCAGCTCTGGGCCATCGCCGTTGGTCTGGTGATCTCCGGAGAGTACTTTGGCTGGAGTTATGGCTGGGCCAGTGCTGGGACACTCGGCTTTCTGATTACAACCGTTTTTGTGGCAGCAATGTATACCGCCTTCATATTCTGTTTTACCGAACTGACTACCTCAATCCCTCACGCCGGAGGTCCATTTGCTTACGCGCAACGAGCCTTCGGTCCCACCGGAGCATATCTGGCTGGGGCCGCTACTCTGATCGAGTTCGTTTTCGCACCTCCGGCCATTGCGCTTGCGATCGGGTCTTATCTAAATCTGCAATTTCCCTCACTGGTACCGCGTACTGCGGCGGTAATTGCTTATATCGTCTTTATGCTGCTGAATATTGTTGGCGTGCAGGTCGCTGCTACCTTCGAACTGTTCGTCACCTTGCTTGCCATTGGAGAGTTGCTGGTCTTCATGGCGGTAGTCTTTCCCGGAGCACATCTTAGTAACTTTGTCAGTCACGGATGGGCTGGCAGCAATCACATATCCCCTCATCTATTCGGTGGTTTGTTCGCGTCAATTCCGTTTGCGATCTGGTTTTTCTTGGCTATCGAGGGTGTTGCAATGGCTGCCGAAGAAGCTCGCGAGCCTAAGCGTTCGATCCCGATTGCTTATCTCACCGGTATAGGAACACTTTTGCTGCTTGCCTTTGGCGTAATGATATTTGCTGGCTCAGCAGGCGATTGGCGTATGTTGGCAAATATTAATGATCCTCTGCCACAAGCAATGAAGCTGATTGTCGGAGCGCGAAGCGGATGGTTGCATATGTTGGTATGGCTAGGGCTCTTTGGCCTGATTGCATCTTTTCACGGAATCATTCTCGGCTACTCGCGCCAAATCTATGCTTTGGCGCGAGCGGGATATTTGCCAAGCTTCCTTGGCGCGATCCATCCTTCTTTCGGTACACCTTGGCTTGCCATTCTTGCTGGCGGTGTCGTCGGCATTGCTGCGATCTTCAGCGATAAGGTAATCAGTTTTGGCGGCCAACCTTTAACGGCAAACATCGTTACAGTATCAGCGCTGGGTGCACTGTTGATGTACATCCTGAGTATGGTTGCGCTCATCGTTCTTCGGAAAAAAGAACCCGAATTGCCACGCCCATTCCGCGCAATTGGTTATCCTTTCACCCCCATCTGGACATTGGCGTGCGCATGTATCGCTATCGGCAGCTTGGTGTACTACAACCGGCTGGTTTCGTTGCTATTCGTCGCGCTGCTGGTACTGGGCTATGGTATCTACAGGTTGAGCCATCGAGCCACAATGAGAGAGGCACCTGTGCTCGACCACGAGGTCCAGTGA